The following proteins come from a genomic window of Balearica regulorum gibbericeps isolate bBalReg1 chromosome 9, bBalReg1.pri, whole genome shotgun sequence:
- the SCG2 gene encoding secretogranin-2 encodes MPETKTFQLEATCALTFFFVVICWVDAASFQQHQLLQKDPDYVMKNLQRFPNPDMIKALEYIEDLRKQANKGESSPDYNSYQSVPYLLQQKESKNQVHLPDNIRDSLTEDESQWVKVMLEALRQAEKESKAGPKESKPYGLSSDNNFPAGVTDDYEAYKWPERWQKYLKMPLGHYEDSSRDSPFKRTNEIVEEQYTPQSLATLESVFQELGKMAGPSNHKKERLDEDQKLYTDDEDDVYKVNNIAYEDVVGGEDWNPIEEKVESQTQEEIKDSKEEIDKHEEEIDDEMKRSGKLGFLEDEIRRDNKDQMSEGISKLMNFYLKRLMGGAANRKFRTGGELEEKRAPTFFDKQLDPQSIAQLIEVSRNLQIPPEDLIDMLKAGEKKQLQNERLEAEQEAEFPEDLDEITETNLGQSDIFKNNVNSKTGYLKQPLNVIPENLPEDLNIEDIVSLLGTDNLANQNPSYLLNRLNQENDLPRLSYIPRRLKGHPFPKAAWMNDLERQQMEYEKLNEKDEELADYLAKVLAKYPEVINTNQMKRVPVPGSESDLQEDDRLEQAIREHLSQLGPQEAAKLASLSKRLSMAGESDDTQNRQYLDEDMLAKVLEYLKQEKSELERDHITKRAMENM; translated from the coding sequence atgccaGAAACTAAAACCTTCCAGCTTGAAGCAACCTGTGCTCTCACCTTTTTCTTTGTCGTAATCTGTTGGGTTGATGCAGCTTCCTTCCAGCAGCATCAGCTGCTTCAGAAAGATCCAGACTATGTAATGAAAAACTTACAAAGGTTCCCAAATCCTGATATGATCAAAGCTTTGGAATACATCGAAGATCTTCGCAAGCAAGCTAACAAGGGAGAAAGCAGCCCCGATTACAACTCTTACCAAAGCGTCCCATATCTCCTGcaacagaaggaaagcaaaaatcagGTTCACCTACCAGATAACATAAGGGATTCTTTGACTGAAGATGAGTCCCAGTGGGTTAAGGTAATGTTGGAAGCCTTGCGGCAAGCTGAGAAAGAGTCAAAAGCTGGCCCGAAGGAGAGTAAACCTTACGGTCTGAGTTCAGATAACAACTTTCCAGCTGGAGTAACTGATGATTATGAGGCTTACAAGTGGCCCGAGAGGTGgcaaaaatatctcaaaatgCCTCTTGGGCACTATGAAGACAGTTCAAGAGACAGTCCTTTCAAGCGTACTAATGAAATAGTGGAAGAGCAATACACACCCCAAAGCCTTGCTACGTTGGAGTCTGTGTTTCAGGAGCTGGGGAAGATGGCAGGACCTAGTAACCACAAGAAAGAAAGGCTGGATGAGGACCAGAAATTGTATACGGATGATGAAGATGATGTATATAAAGTCAATAACATTGCCTATGAAGATGTGGTTGGAGGAGAAGATTGGAATCCCATAGAGGAAAAAGTGGAAAGTCAAACCCAGGAAGAGATAAAAGATAGCAAAGAGGAAATTGATAAACATGAAGAGGAGATTGatgatgaaatgaaaagatCAGGGAAACTCGGCTTCCTTGAGGATGAAATAAGAAGAGACAATAAGGATCAAATGTCAGAGGGCATTTCAAAGCTAATGAATTTTTACCTGAAGAGGCTGATGGGTGGTGCTGCAAATAGGAAATTCAGGACTGGAGGAGaacttgaggaaaaaagagcacCCACATTTTTTGATAAGCAACTCGATCCTCAGTCTATAGCTCAGCTGATAGAAGTCTCAAGGAATTTACAAATTCCTCCTGAGGATTTAATAGACATGttgaaagctggagaaaaaaagcagctccagAATGAAAGGTTGGAAGCTGAGCAGGAAGCAGAATTCCCAGAAGACCTCGACGAGATCACTGAAACTAATCTAGGACAGAGcgatatatttaaaaacaatgtaaACTCTAAAACCGGGTACCTGAAGCAGCCTCTTAATGTTATTCCAGAAAATCTACCTGAAGACCTCAATATTGAAGATATTGTTAGTCTTCTGGGAACTGACAATTTAGCTAATCAGAATCCCTCCTACTTACTAAATCGTCTTAATCAGGAAAATGATTTGCCAAGACTGTCTTACATTCCCAGAAGATTGAAAGGACACCCGTTTCCTAAAGCTGCCTGGATGAACGATTTGGAAAGGCAACAAATGGAGTATGAGAAACTGAACGAGAAGGATGAAGAGCTGGCCGATTACTTGGCAAAGGTGTTGGCAAAATATCCTGAAGTTATCAATACGAACCAGATGAAACGGGTCCCAGTTCCAGGTTCTGAAAGCGACTTGCAGGAAGACGACCGGCTGGAGCAGGCTATCAGGGAGCACCTAAGCCAGCTGGGACCACAGGAGGCCGCGAAGTTGGCTTCGCTCAGCAAAAGGCTTTCCATGGCCGGGGAAAGCGACGACACGCAAAACAGGCAGTATCTGGATGAGGATATGCTAGCAAAGGTGCTAGAGTACCTAAAACAGGAGAAGTCAGAGCTTGAAAGAGATCACATTACTAAACGGGCAATGGAAAATATGTAA